The following proteins are encoded in a genomic region of Streptococcus gwangjuense:
- a CDS encoding PadR family transcriptional regulator, which translates to MKETQLLKGVLEGCVLDMIGQKERYGYELVQTLREAGFDTIVPGTIYPLLQKLEKNQWIRGDMRPSPDGPDRKYFSLTKEGEERVSVFWQQWDDLSQKVEGIKNGG; encoded by the coding sequence ATGAAAGAAACTCAACTATTAAAAGGTGTTCTTGAAGGTTGTGTCTTGGATATGATTGGTCAAAAAGAGCGGTATGGTTATGAGTTGGTTCAGACTCTACGAGAGGCTGGATTTGACACTATAGTTCCAGGAACTATTTATCCTTTGTTGCAAAAGTTAGAAAAAAATCAATGGATAAGAGGCGATATGCGCCCGTCGCCAGATGGTCCAGATCGGAAGTATTTTTCGTTAACGAAAGAAGGAGAAGAGCGTGTTTCGGTCTTTTGGCAACAATGGGACGATTTGAGTCAAAAAGTAGAAGGAATTAAGAATGGGGGTTAA
- a CDS encoding DUF2829 domain-containing protein — protein sequence MTFEEMLPGLKAKKKYVRTGWGGAENYVQLFDTIEQNGVALEVTPYFLINVSGEGEGFSMWSPTPCDVLATDWVEVHD from the coding sequence ATGACATTTGAAGAAATGCTACCTGGATTAAAGGCTAAGAAAAAATATGTTCGTACTGGCTGGGGAGGAGCTGAAAACTATGTGCAGCTTTTTGACACCATTGAACAAAACGGGGTTGCACTTGAAGTGACGCCCTATTTCCTAATCAACGTGTCTGGAGAAGGTGAAGGTTTTTCCATGTGGAGCCCGACACCTTGTGATGTTTTAGCGACAGATTGGGTAGAAGTGCATGACTAA
- a CDS encoding 3-oxoacyl-ACP reductase → MTKRVLITGVSSGIGLAQAQLFLENNYQVYGVDQGENPLLQGDFHFLQRDLTLDLEPIFDWCPCVDVLCNTAGVLDDYKPLLEQTTQEIQEIFEINYMTPVELTRYYLMQMLENKKGIIINMCSIASSLAGGGGHAYTSSKHALAGFTKQLALDYAEDGIQVFGIAPGAVKTAMTAADFEPGGLADWVASETPIKRWIEPEEVAEVSLFLASGKASAMQGQILTIDGGWSLK, encoded by the coding sequence ATGACTAAACGTGTACTCATTACAGGAGTGAGTTCAGGAATTGGCCTGGCTCAAGCTCAGCTTTTTTTAGAGAATAACTATCAAGTTTATGGAGTGGACCAAGGTGAAAATCCACTCTTACAGGGTGATTTCCACTTTTTACAGAGAGATTTGACCTTGGACTTGGAACCTATTTTTGACTGGTGTCCTTGTGTGGATGTTTTGTGTAATACTGCTGGAGTTTTGGATGATTACAAACCACTGTTGGAACAGACAACGCAGGAGATTCAAGAAATTTTTGAAATTAATTATATGACTCCTGTTGAGTTGACTCGCTATTATTTAATGCAAATGCTGGAAAATAAAAAGGGAATCATCATCAACATGTGTTCTATTGCTTCTAGCCTAGCAGGTGGAGGTGGTCACGCCTATACTTCATCTAAGCATGCCTTGGCTGGATTTACCAAGCAGTTGGCTCTAGATTATGCTGAAGATGGGATTCAGGTCTTTGGTATTGCTCCAGGAGCAGTCAAGACAGCTATGACCGCTGCGGATTTTGAACCAGGTGGCCTAGCAGACTGGGTGGCGAGTGAAACGCCAATCAAGCGCTGGATTGAGCCAGAGGAAGTCGCAGAAGTCAGTCTCTTTTTAGCCAGTGGAAAGGCATCTGCCATGCAAGGACAAATTCTGACAATAGATGGTGGCTGGTCTTTGAAGTAA
- a CDS encoding putative PEP-binding protein, giving the protein MRNQLALSGEKITEKVYPQLFHHIGMIRGEYLLRELNQNILLPSCQQFVKDYLDTICSLYSDEEVWYRFSELTNTEANCLEGTKEYFDENHPLFGYRGTRRLLACLDEFQAEANVVTEVYQTNPNLSLIFPFVNDADQLKQAITVLRQYGFTGKVGTMIELPSAYFDLDRILKTGISKIVVGMNDLTSFIFATVRSSQWHDMESPIMLDMLRQMQDKARMKKIDFAVAGYLNTSFRQKMNQMGIKCIIHYSSIPEIFDLEIDHPDHLKHIKEESKKLQRSTHDTARNVECIQEN; this is encoded by the coding sequence ATGAGAAACCAACTAGCTCTTAGTGGCGAAAAAATTACTGAAAAAGTTTACCCACAACTATTTCACCACATTGGAATGATTCGTGGGGAATACTTGTTGAGGGAGCTTAACCAAAACATCCTGTTACCAAGTTGTCAGCAATTTGTAAAAGATTATCTAGATACTATTTGCTCCTTGTACTCAGATGAAGAGGTATGGTATCGTTTTTCTGAATTAACGAATACAGAAGCCAATTGTTTAGAGGGGACTAAAGAGTATTTTGATGAAAATCATCCCTTGTTTGGCTATAGAGGAACCAGGCGTTTACTGGCATGTTTGGATGAATTTCAGGCTGAAGCAAATGTTGTTACAGAAGTTTATCAAACCAATCCCAATTTGTCTCTCATTTTTCCTTTTGTAAATGATGCCGACCAATTAAAACAAGCTATTACAGTATTGCGTCAGTATGGTTTTACTGGGAAAGTCGGTACGATGATTGAATTACCATCAGCGTATTTTGACTTAGATAGGATTCTGAAAACGGGCATTTCAAAGATTGTAGTGGGAATGAATGATTTGACTTCTTTTATTTTTGCCACTGTTAGAAGCAGTCAATGGCATGATATGGAAAGTCCAATAATGTTAGATATGCTGAGACAGATGCAGGATAAAGCAAGGATGAAAAAGATTGACTTTGCTGTAGCAGGCTATCTGAATACTTCTTTCAGACAAAAAATGAATCAGATGGGTATCAAGTGCATTATCCACTATAGTTCTATTCCAGAGATTTTTGATTTAGAGATTGACCATCCAGACCATCTCAAACACATAAAAGAAGAAAGTAAAAAATTACAAAGGAGCACCCATGACACCGCAAGAAATGTGGAATGCATACAAGAAAATTAA
- a CDS encoding ASCH domain-containing protein produces the protein MTPQEMWNAYKKINPSIGDEIDAWAFGVEADLLADLVLRGEKTATASAYDLYELEGELLPQEGTFDIILDSQNQAVCIVEITRVSVQSFKQVSAKHAYKEGEGDKSLAYWRQVHEDFFTEWLREAGMTFTPESKVVLEEFRKVYPL, from the coding sequence ATGACACCGCAAGAAATGTGGAATGCATACAAGAAAATTAACCCCTCTATAGGAGATGAAATCGATGCTTGGGCTTTTGGAGTGGAAGCCGATCTCTTGGCAGATTTAGTCCTAAGAGGCGAAAAGACGGCAACGGCTTCGGCCTATGACCTCTACGAACTAGAAGGCGAACTTCTTCCGCAAGAAGGGACCTTTGACATCATTTTAGACAGTCAAAATCAGGCTGTCTGTATTGTCGAAATTACAAGGGTTTCTGTGCAATCTTTTAAGCAAGTTTCTGCGAAACATGCCTATAAGGAAGGTGAGGGAGACAAATCTTTAGCTTATTGGCGTCAGGTTCATGAGGACTTTTTCACTGAGTGGCTGCGTGAGGCAGGAATGACTTTTACACCTGAAAGCAAGGTTGTTTTAGAAGAATTTCGCAAGGTCTACCCACTGTAG
- a CDS encoding M1 family metallopeptidase has translation MQAVEHFIQQFVPEHYDLFLDLSRETKTFSGKVTITGQAKSDRISLHQKDLEIASVEVAGQARPFTVDNENEALHIELADAGQVEVVIAFSGKITDNMTGIYPSYYTVDGVKKEVLSTQFESHFAREAFPCVDEPEAKATFDLALRFDQAEDELALSNMPEIEVENRKETGIWKFETTPRMSSYLLAFVAGDLQGVTAKTKNGTLVGVYSTKAHPLSNLDFSLDIAVRSIEFYEDYYGVKYPIPQSLHIALPDFSAGAMENWGLVTYREVYLVVDENSTFASRQQVALVVAHELAHQWFGNLVTMKWWDDLWLNESFANMMEYVCVDAIEPSWNIFEDFQTGGVPSALKRDATDGVQSVHVEVKHPDEINTLFDGAIVYAKGSRLMHMLRRWLGDADFAKGLHAYFEKHQYSNTIGRDLWDALGQASGRDVAAFMDSWLEQPGYPVLTVKVENDVLKISQKQFFIGEHEDKNRLWVVPLNSNWKGLPDTLETESIEIPGYAALLAENEGALRLNTENTAHYITDYQGVLLEAVLADLVELDNTSKLQIVQERRLLAEAGHISYADLLPVLDKLAKEESYLVVSAVSQVISALERFIDEGTEAERAFKELVAKLARHNYDRLGFEAKDGESDEDELVRQLAVSMMIRSNDAEASQVASQIFEAHKDQLAGLPAAIRSQVLINEMKHHETKDLLALYLDTYTHATDAVFKRQLAGALAYSTDADNIQTLIASWKDKFVVKPQDLSAWYFQFLNHQATQETAWSWARENWDWIKAALGGDMSFDSFVILPAHVFKTQQRLAEYKEFFEPQLSDLALSRNIGMGIKEIAARVDLINREKAAVEAVVLQYGTK, from the coding sequence ATGCAAGCAGTTGAACATTTTATTCAGCAATTTGTTCCTGAACATTATGATTTATTTTTAGACTTGAGTCGTGAGACCAAGACCTTTTCTGGGAAGGTGACCATCACTGGTCAAGCTAAAAGTGACCGTATTTCCCTTCACCAAAAAGACTTGGAAATCGCTTCTGTAGAAGTTGCAGGTCAAGCTCGTCCATTCACAGTCGATAATGAAAACGAAGCTCTTCATATCGAACTTGCAGATGCAGGTCAAGTTGAAGTGGTTATCGCTTTTTCAGGTAAAATCACAGACAACATGACAGGGATTTACCCATCTTACTACACAGTTGATGGAGTCAAGAAGGAAGTCTTGTCAACTCAATTCGAGAGCCACTTTGCGCGAGAAGCCTTCCCATGTGTGGATGAGCCAGAAGCCAAAGCAACTTTTGATCTCGCTCTTCGCTTTGACCAAGCAGAAGATGAGTTAGCCTTGTCTAACATGCCAGAAATCGAAGTGGAAAACCGTAAGGAAACAGGTATCTGGAAGTTTGAGACAACACCTCGCATGTCTTCTTACTTGTTAGCCTTTGTAGCAGGTGATTTGCAAGGGGTAACAGCGAAAACTAAAAACGGTACCCTCGTAGGTGTCTACTCAACCAAAGCCCACCCACTATCTAACCTTGATTTCTCACTAGATATTGCCGTTCGCTCAATCGAGTTTTATGAAGATTACTACGGAGTTAAGTACCCAATCCCTCAATCTCTTCATATCGCCCTCCCTGACTTCTCAGCTGGTGCTATGGAAAACTGGGGTCTTGTGACCTACCGTGAAGTTTACTTGGTTGTGGATGAGAACTCTACCTTTGCCAGCCGTCAACAAGTTGCTCTTGTTGTGGCCCATGAATTGGCTCACCAATGGTTTGGTAACCTCGTAACGATGAAATGGTGGGATGACCTTTGGCTCAATGAAAGCTTCGCCAACATGATGGAATACGTCTGTGTGGATGCTATTGAACCAAGCTGGAATATCTTTGAAGATTTCCAAACAGGTGGTGTTCCGTCTGCCTTGAAACGTGATGCGACTGATGGTGTTCAGTCTGTTCACGTCGAAGTTAAACATCCAGATGAAATCAATACGCTCTTTGACGGAGCTATCGTCTATGCCAAAGGAAGTCGCCTCATGCACATGCTTCGTCGTTGGCTAGGTGATGCCGATTTTGCCAAAGGTTTGCATGCCTACTTTGAAAAACATCAATACAGCAATACAATTGGTCGTGACCTTTGGGATGCTCTTGGTCAAGCGTCTGGACGTGATGTCGCAGCCTTTATGGATTCTTGGTTGGAACAGCCTGGTTACCCAGTTCTTACTGTCAAAGTTGAAAATGATGTCTTGAAGATTTCACAAAAACAATTCTTCATCGGTGAGCATGAAGACAAGAACCGTCTATGGGTTGTGCCACTGAATAGCAACTGGAAAGGCTTGCCTGATACACTTGAAACTGAAAGTATCGAAATCCCTGGCTACGCAGCTCTTCTTGCTGAAAATGAAGGAGCTCTTCGTCTCAACACTGAAAATACAGCCCACTACATTACAGACTATCAAGGAGTCTTGTTAGAAGCTGTTCTCGCTGACCTAGTTGAGCTTGATAACACAAGCAAACTGCAAATCGTTCAAGAACGTCGTCTGCTTGCAGAAGCAGGGCACATTTCTTATGCAGACTTGCTTCCAGTCCTTGATAAGCTTGCTAAGGAAGAATCTTACCTTGTCGTTTCAGCTGTTTCTCAAGTAATTTCTGCCCTAGAGCGCTTTATCGATGAAGGTACAGAAGCTGAAAGAGCCTTCAAAGAATTGGTTGCTAAATTGGCTCGTCATAACTATGACCGTCTTGGTTTTGAAGCTAAAGATGGAGAATCAGATGAGGATGAATTGGTTCGTCAGTTGGCTGTTTCTATGATGATTCGTTCAAATGATGCAGAAGCTAGCCAAGTAGCTAGCCAAATCTTCGAAGCTCACAAGGATCAGCTTGCAGGACTTCCAGCAGCTATTCGCTCACAAGTTCTGATCAATGAGATGAAACATCATGAGACTAAAGACTTGTTGGCACTTTATCTTGATACTTATACTCACGCAACAGATGCGGTCTTTAAACGTCAGTTGGCAGGAGCTCTTGCATACAGCACAGATGCGGACAATATCCAAACCTTGATTGCTTCTTGGAAGGACAAATTTGTGGTCAAACCGCAAGACTTGTCAGCTTGGTATTTCCAGTTCTTAAACCATCAAGCAACTCAGGAAACAGCTTGGTCTTGGGCGCGTGAAAACTGGGATTGGATTAAGGCAGCTCTTGGAGGAGATATGAGCTTTGATAGCTTTGTTATCCTTCCTGCCCATGTATTTAAGACTCAGCAACGCTTGGCAGAGTACAAGGAGTTCTTTGAACCACAACTTTCTGATCTTGCTCTTAGCCGTAACATCGGTATGGGAATCAAGGAAATTGCAGCGCGTGTTGACTTGATTAACCGTGAAAAAGCTGCGGTGGAAGCAGTTGTTCTTCAATACGGAACTAAATAA
- the ciaR gene encoding two-component system response regulator CiaR, whose amino-acid sequence MIKILLVEDDLGLSNSVFDFLDDFADVMQVFDGEEGLYEAESGVYDLILLDLMLPEKNGFQVLKELREKGITTPVLIMTAKESLDDKGHGFELGADDYLTKPFYLEELKMRIQALLKRSGKFNENTLTYGNIVVNLSTNTVKVEDTPVELLGKEFDLLVYFLQNQNVILPKTQIFDRLWGFDSDTTISVVEVYVSKVRKKLKGTTFAENLQTLRSVGYILKDVQ is encoded by the coding sequence ATGATAAAAATCTTATTGGTTGAGGATGACCTAGGCCTGTCAAATTCAGTATTTGACTTTTTAGACGATTTTGCAGATGTCATGCAGGTGTTTGATGGGGAAGAGGGTCTCTACGAAGCTGAGAGTGGTGTCTATGACTTGATTTTGCTCGATTTGATGCTGCCTGAAAAAAATGGCTTCCAAGTCTTGAAAGAATTGCGTGAAAAGGGAATTACGACACCAGTTCTGATTATGACTGCCAAGGAAAGTTTGGATGACAAGGGACATGGATTTGAACTGGGAGCGGATGATTATCTGACTAAACCTTTCTATTTAGAAGAACTCAAAATGAGGATTCAAGCCCTTCTCAAACGTTCAGGCAAGTTTAATGAAAACACCTTGACTTATGGAAATATTGTAGTTAATTTGTCAACCAATACCGTTAAGGTTGAAGATACTCCTGTCGAATTGTTGGGGAAAGAGTTCGATTTACTAGTTTATTTCCTTCAAAATCAAAATGTTATTTTGCCTAAGACTCAGATTTTTGATCGTCTATGGGGATTTGATAGTGATACAACGATTTCGGTTGTCGAAGTCTATGTTTCAAAAGTCCGTAAGAAATTAAAAGGAACCACTTTTGCAGAGAATTTGCAAACCTTGCGCAGTGTTGGGTATATTTTAAAAGATGTTCAGTAA
- the ciaH gene encoding two-component system sensor histidine kinase CiaH produces MFSKLKKTWYADDFSYFIRNFGVFTLIFSTMTLIILQVMHSSLYTSVDDKLHGLSENPQAVIQLAVNRATEEIKDLENAATDSSKTEVKPNVSSNTEVILFDKNFTQLLSGNRFLGLDKIKLEKKELGHIYQIQVFNSYGQEEIYRMILMETNISSVSTNIKYAAVLINTSQLEQASQKHEKLIVVVMASFWILSLLASLYLARVSVRPLLESMQKQQSFVENASHELRTPLAVLQNRLETLFRKPEATIMDVSESIASSLEEVRNMRFLTTNLLNLARRDDGIKPELAEVPTSFFNTTFTNYEMIASENDRVFRFENRIHRTIVTDQLLLKQLMTILFDNAIKYTEEDGEIDFVISATDRNLYLLVSDNGVGISAEDKKKIFDRFYRVDKARTRQKGGFGLGLSLAKQIVDALKGSITVKDNKPKGTIFEVKIAIHTPSKKKK; encoded by the coding sequence ATGTTCAGTAAACTAAAAAAAACATGGTATGCGGATGACTTTAGTTATTTTATCCGTAACTTTGGTGTCTTCACTCTGATTTTTTCTACCATGACTCTGATTATTTTGCAGGTCATGCATTCGAGTCTCTATACTTCGGTGGATGATAAGCTTCATGGACTGAGTGAAAATCCTCAGGCAGTTATTCAGCTGGCAGTAAATAGGGCAACAGAAGAGATTAAAGATTTGGAGAATGCTGCTACAGATTCTAGCAAGACTGAGGTGAAACCCAATGTCAGCTCCAATACGGAGGTTATTCTTTTTGATAAGAATTTTACCCAGCTCCTTTCTGGAAATCGATTTTTGGGCTTGGATAAGATTAAGTTAGAGAAGAAAGAACTAGGCCATATCTATCAGATTCAGGTTTTTAATAGTTATGGACAGGAAGAAATCTATCGCATGATTTTGATGGAAACGAATATTAGTTCGGTTTCAACCAATATCAAGTATGCAGCTGTCTTGATTAATACCAGTCAGTTGGAGCAGGCTAGTCAAAAGCACGAGAAATTGATTGTGGTCGTGATGGCAAGTTTCTGGATTTTGTCTTTACTTGCCAGTCTCTATCTAGCTAGGGTCAGTGTTCGTCCTCTGCTTGAGAGCATGCAGAAGCAGCAGTCCTTTGTGGAAAATGCCAGTCATGAGTTACGAACTCCACTCGCAGTTTTGCAAAATCGCTTAGAGACCCTTTTCCGTAAGCCAGAAGCTACCATTATGGATGTGAGCGAAAGCATTGCATCGAGTTTGGAAGAAGTCCGAAATATGCGGTTTTTGACGACGAACTTGTTGAATTTAGCTCGTAGAGATGATGGGATTAAGCCGGAACTTGCAGAAGTTCCAACCAGTTTTTTCAATACGACTTTCACAAACTATGAAATGATTGCTTCAGAAAATGACCGTGTCTTCCGTTTTGAAAATCGCATCCATCGAACAATTGTCACAGATCAACTTCTTTTGAAACAACTGATGACCATCCTATTTGATAATGCTATCAAATATACTGAAGAGGATGGTGAAATTGATTTTGTGATTTCAGCGACCGATCGCAATCTGTATTTACTTGTTTCTGATAATGGAGTCGGTATTTCCGCAGAAGATAAGAAGAAAATATTTGACCGCTTTTATCGAGTGGACAAAGCTAGAACTCGTCAAAAAGGTGGTTTTGGTTTAGGTTTATCCCTAGCCAAGCAAATTGTAGATGCCCTAAAAGGAAGCATTACTGTTAAAGATAATAAACCAAAAGGAACAATCTTTGAAGTGAAAATTGCCATCCACACACCATCTAAAAAGAAAAAATAA
- a CDS encoding DUF3270 domain-containing protein: MPVRKLQSYEVDNQEELSQQVPRYQDYTPEAQSDTNLKEILFFVNIAVFCICIAIFSFIFLALKLSPALAFVAAIGSSLLVLKVQRSIIKRKRRR; this comes from the coding sequence ATGCCCGTAAGAAAATTACAATCCTATGAGGTAGACAATCAAGAAGAATTAAGCCAGCAGGTTCCTCGCTATCAAGATTATACACCTGAAGCGCAATCTGATACCAATCTCAAGGAAATCCTATTTTTTGTTAATATCGCTGTTTTTTGTATCTGTATTGCTATCTTTAGTTTTATCTTTTTAGCATTAAAATTATCACCTGCTCTTGCCTTTGTCGCAGCAATCGGATCCAGCTTACTTGTTTTAAAAGTTCAACGGTCTATTATCAAACGAAAACGTAGAAGATAA
- a CDS encoding peptidase U32 family protein → MEKIIITATAESIEQVKQLLEAGVDRIYVGEKDFGLRLPTTFSYDQLREIANLVHDTGKELIVAVNALMHQDMMDRIKPFLDFLEEIKTDYITIGDAGVFYVVNRDGYSFKTIYDASTMVTSSRQINFWGQKAGASEAVLAREIPSAELFKMPEILEIPAEVLVYGASVIHHSKRPLLQNYYNFTHIDDEKTRKRDLFLAEPSDPESHYSIFEDNHGTHIFANNDLDLMTKLTELVEHGFTHWKLEGLYTPGQNFVEIAKLFIQARSLIQEGNFSHDQAFLLDEELRKLHPKNRFLDTGFYDYDPDMVK, encoded by the coding sequence ATGGAAAAGATTATCATTACAGCAACTGCTGAAAGTATTGAACAAGTTAAACAACTTCTCGAAGCTGGCGTAGACCGTATCTATGTCGGTGAGAAAGATTTTGGCCTTCGCCTGCCAACGACCTTTAGTTATGACCAATTGCGTGAAATCGCTAATCTGGTTCATGATACTGGTAAGGAATTGATCGTTGCGGTTAACGCCCTCATGCACCAAGATATGATGGATCGTATCAAGCCTTTCTTAGACTTTTTGGAAGAAATCAAGACAGACTACATTACGATTGGGGATGCAGGTGTCTTTTACGTAGTCAACCGCGATGGTTATTCCTTTAAGACCATCTACGATGCTTCAACCATGGTAACTAGCAGTCGCCAGATTAACTTCTGGGGACAAAAGGCTGGCGCATCTGAGGCTGTTTTGGCGCGTGAAATTCCATCTGCTGAACTCTTCAAAATGCCAGAGATTTTGGAAATTCCTGCTGAAGTTTTGGTTTACGGAGCTAGTGTTATTCACCATTCTAAGCGTCCGCTCTTGCAAAACTACTATAACTTCACGCATATCGATGATGAAAAGACTCGCAAGCGTGACCTTTTCTTGGCAGAGCCAAGTGACCCTGAGAGCCATTATTCCATTTTTGAAGACAATCATGGTACTCATATCTTTGCCAATAACGACCTTGATTTGATGACAAAATTGACAGAATTGGTAGAGCATGGCTTTACTCACTGGAAACTAGAAGGGCTCTACACTCCTGGTCAGAACTTTGTTGAAATTGCAAAACTCTTTATCCAAGCGCGTAGCTTGATTCAAGAGGGCAATTTTAGCCATGACCAAGCCTTCTTGCTGGATGAAGAATTGCGTAAACTTCACCCTAAAAACCGTTTCCTTGATACAGGATTTTATGACTACGATCCTGACATGGTTAAATAG
- the rpiA gene encoding ribose-5-phosphate isomerase RpiA, with protein MENLKKMAGIKAAEFVKDGMVVGLGTGSTAYYFVEEIGRRIKEEGLQITAVTTSSVTSKQAEGLKIPLKSIDQVDFVDVTVDGADEVDSQFNGIKGGGGALLMEKVVATPSKEYIWVVDESKLVDKLGAFKLPVEVVQYGAEQVFRRFERAGYKPSFREKDGQRFVTDMQNFIIDLALDVIEDPIAFGQELDHVVGVVEHGLFNQMVDKVIVAGQDGVQILTSTKAK; from the coding sequence GTGGAAAATCTGAAGAAAATGGCAGGCATCAAGGCTGCTGAGTTTGTCAAGGATGGGATGGTTGTTGGACTGGGAACGGGCTCTACTGCCTACTATTTCGTAGAAGAAATAGGTCGTCGTATCAAGGAAGAAGGGTTGCAGATTACAGCTGTAACAACTTCTAGTGTGACTAGTAAACAGGCTGAAGGGCTTAAGATCCCTCTCAAGTCTATTGACCAAGTTGACTTTGTTGATGTGACGGTTGATGGCGCGGATGAAGTGGATAGTCAGTTTAACGGAATCAAAGGCGGTGGGGGCGCCCTTCTCATGGAGAAGGTTGTGGCAACGCCTTCAAAAGAATACATTTGGGTGGTGGATGAAAGCAAGCTGGTAGATAAACTAGGTGCTTTTAAATTGCCAGTAGAAGTGGTTCAGTATGGCGCAGAGCAAGTTTTTCGTCGTTTTGAGCGAGCTGGCTATAAACCAAGTTTCCGTGAAAAAGACGGCCAACGTTTTGTGACTGATATGCAGAATTTTATCATTGACCTTGCCTTGGATGTCATTGAAGATCCAATTGCCTTTGGGCAAGAATTGGACCATGTCGTTGGTGTTGTAGAACACGGCTTATTTAACCAAATGGTAGATAAGGTCATCGTTGCTGGACAAGATGGAGTTCAGATTTTAACTTCAACAAAAGCAAAATAA
- a CDS encoding phosphopentomutase — translation MSKFNRIHLVVLDSVGIGAAPDANNFVNAGVPDGASDTLGHISKTVGLNVPNMAKIGLGNIPRATPLKTVPAESNPTGYATKLEEVSLGKDTMTGHWEIMGLNITEPFDTFWNGFPEEILTKIEEFSGRKVIREANKPYSGTAVIDDFGPRQMETGELIIYTSADPVLQIAAHEDIIPLDELYRICEYARSITLERPALLGRIIARPYVGEPGNFTRTANRRDLAVSPFAPTVLDKLNEAGIDTYAVGKINDIFNGAGINHDMGHNKSNSHGIDTLLKTMGLAEFEKGFSFTNLVDFDALYGHRRNAHGYRDCLHEFDERLPEIIAAMRENDLLLITADHGNDPTYAGTDHTREYIPLLAYSPAFKGNGVIPVGHFADISATIADNFGVETAMIGESFLGKLV, via the coding sequence ATGTCAAAATTTAATCGTATTCACTTGGTAGTACTAGATTCTGTGGGAATTGGTGCTGCACCAGATGCTAATAACTTTGTCAATGCAGGGGTTCCAGATGGGGCTTCTGACACATTGGGACACATTTCAAAAACAGTTGGTTTGAATGTGCCAAATATGGCTAAAATCGGTCTAGGAAATATTCCTCGTGCAACTCCTCTTAAGACTGTACCGGCAGAAAGCAATCCAACTGGATATGCAACAAAATTAGAAGAAGTATCTCTTGGTAAGGATACTATGACTGGACACTGGGAAATCATGGGACTCAACATTACTGAGCCTTTCGATACTTTCTGGAACGGATTCCCAGAAGAAATCTTGACAAAAATCGAAGAATTCTCAGGACGCAAGGTTATTCGTGAAGCTAACAAACCTTACTCAGGTACAGCTGTTATCGATGACTTTGGACCACGTCAGATGGAAACTGGGGAGTTGATTATCTATACTTCGGCTGACCCTGTTTTGCAAATTGCTGCCCACGAAGATATTATTCCTTTGGATGAATTGTATCGTATCTGTGAATACGCTCGTTCGATTACCCTTGAGCGCCCAGCCCTTCTAGGTCGTATTATTGCTCGCCCTTATGTAGGTGAACCAGGTAACTTCACTCGTACAGCAAACCGTCGTGATTTGGCAGTTTCACCATTTGCTCCAACTGTTTTGGATAAATTAAACGAAGCTGGTATTGATACTTACGCTGTTGGTAAAATCAATGATATCTTTAACGGTGCTGGTATCAACCATGACATGGGCCACAACAAGTCAAACAGCCATGGAATTGATACACTATTGAAGACCATGGGCCTTGCTGAGTTTGAAAAAGGATTCTCCTTCACAAACTTAGTTGACTTTGATGCCCTTTATGGACACCGTCGCAATGCTCATGGCTACCGTGATTGCTTGCATGAGTTTGATGAACGCTTGCCCGAAATTATCGCAGCCATGAGAGAGAATGATCTTCTTTTGATTACTGCGGACCATGGAAATGACCCAACCTATGCAGGAACAGACCACACACGTGAATATATTCCATTATTGGCCTATAGCCCTGCCTTTAAAGGAAATGGTGTCATTCCAGTAGGACATTTTGCAGATATCTCAGCGACTATTGCCGATAACTTTGGTGTTGAAACTGCCATGATTGGGGAAAGTTTCTTAGGTAAATTGGTATAA